A window of the Ostrea edulis chromosome 1, xbOstEdul1.1, whole genome shotgun sequence genome harbors these coding sequences:
- the LOC130046340 gene encoding uncharacterized protein LOC130046340 isoform X3, which yields MEEDVDLEDECIEETMNKDEKFWEEGTKPEFKDGRELVQWLGRKLRYLEPFAPDDAVHYYFSREWSRVQFQPQLDLVEECMEETIVKKSINEEEMEEIVKDKENISKKEGKEGTSKEDCMEGTFNVEGIKETEGVVIKKEDIKETIEESQRITQYDHVDGENDEEENENPYIRLMTSPLILEGLLLKNQEDNTKKSSKESKIPRDEVGTLSNFLSTDKKQNSSNLLKRWSWLNPFTPKNKKRKEQKNQEKKTKKERRAMLLFFRLFGR from the exons ATGGAGGAAGATGTAGATCTAGAAGATGAATGCATAGAAGAAACAATGAATAAAGATGAAAAATTCTGGGAAGAGGGTACCAAGCCAGAATTCAAAGATGGAAGAGAACTTGTCCAGTGGCTTGGAAGAAAACTGCGGTATCTGGAG cCATTTGCCCCAGATGATGCAGTGCATTACTACTTCAGTAGAGAATGGAGTAGGGTTCAATTTCAACCCCAATTAGATCTGGTT GAGGAATGCATGGAAGAGACCATTGTGAAAAAGAGCATTAACGAGGAAGAAATGGAAGAGATCGTTAAAGACAAAGAAAATATCAGTAAAAAGGAGGGCAAGGAAGGGACCAGTAAAGAGGATTGCATGGAAGGGACATTTAATGTAGAAGGCATAAAAGAGACGGAAGGCGTGGTCATTAAGAAGGAAGACATAAAGGAGACTATTGAAGAGAGTCAGAGAATAACACAGTATGACCACGTGGATGGAGAAAATGACGAGGAG GAAAATGAAAACCCTTACATTAGACTGATGACAAGTCCTTTAATTCTGGAAGGACTTTTATTAAAG AATCAAGAAGACAACACCAAAAAAAGCAGCAAAGAAAGTAAAATCCCGAGAGACGAGGTTGGAACATTGAGTAATTTTCTGTCAACCGATAAGAAG CAGAACAGTTCCAATCTTTTAAAACGGTGGTCTTGGCTTAACCCATTTACTCCTAAGAAT AAGAAAAGAAAGGAACAGAAGAACCAGGAGAAAAAGACAAAGAAAGAGAGACGAGCCATGTTGTTATTTTTCCGATTGTTTGGGAGATAA
- the LOC130046340 gene encoding uncharacterized protein LOC130046340 isoform X2 — protein sequence MEENLSSGLEENCGIWRYTEMTSHMFCKFHKYIVHVYQLRVHLIPTLHLLNINYDLILKLKFQPFAPDDAVHYYFSREWSRVQFQPQLDLVEECMEETIVKKSINEEEMEEIVKDKENISKKEGKEGTSKEDCMEGTFNVEGIKETEGVVIKKEDIKETIEESQRITQYDHVDGENDEEENENPYIRLMTSPLILEGLLLKNQEDNTKKSSKESKIPRDEVGTLSNFLSTDKKNSSNLLKRWSWLNPFTPKNKKRKEQKNQEKKTKKERRAMLLFFRLFGR from the exons ATGGAAGAGAACTTGTCCAGTGGCTTGGAAGAAAACTGCGGTATCTGGAGGTACACAGAAATGACATCTCATATGTTTTGCAAGTTTCACAAATATATAGTTCATGTATATCAGTTGAGAGTACACCTTATTCCAACATTGCATTTACTTAATATTAACTATgacttgattttaaaattgaaatttcagcCATTTGCCCCAGATGATGCAGTGCATTACTACTTCAGTAGAGAATGGAGTAGGGTTCAATTTCAACCCCAATTAGATCTGGTT GAGGAATGCATGGAAGAGACCATTGTGAAAAAGAGCATTAACGAGGAAGAAATGGAAGAGATCGTTAAAGACAAAGAAAATATCAGTAAAAAGGAGGGCAAGGAAGGGACCAGTAAAGAGGATTGCATGGAAGGGACATTTAATGTAGAAGGCATAAAAGAGACGGAAGGCGTGGTCATTAAGAAGGAAGACATAAAGGAGACTATTGAAGAGAGTCAGAGAATAACACAGTATGACCACGTGGATGGAGAAAATGACGAGGAG GAAAATGAAAACCCTTACATTAGACTGATGACAAGTCCTTTAATTCTGGAAGGACTTTTATTAAAG AATCAAGAAGACAACACCAAAAAAAGCAGCAAAGAAAGTAAAATCCCGAGAGACGAGGTTGGAACATTGAGTAATTTTCTGTCAACCGATAAGAAG AACAGTTCCAATCTTTTAAAACGGTGGTCTTGGCTTAACCCATTTACTCCTAAGAAT AAGAAAAGAAAGGAACAGAAGAACCAGGAGAAAAAGACAAAGAAAGAGAGACGAGCCATGTTGTTATTTTTCCGATTGTTTGGGAGATAA
- the LOC125646435 gene encoding uncharacterized protein LOC125646435 isoform X1, whose product MEEDVDLEDECIEETMNKDEKFWEEGTKPEFKDGRELVQWLGRKLRYLEPFAPDDAVHYYFSREWSRVQFQPQLDLVEECMEETIVEKSINEEEMEEIVKDKEETSKKEGKEGTSKEDCMEGTFNVEGIEETERVIIKKEDIKETIQETQGITQYDHVDGENEEEENENPYIRLMTSPLILEGLLLKNQEDNTKKSRKESKMQINEVGTLSKFLSADKKQNSSNLLKRWSWLNPFTPKNKKGKEQKNQEKKTKKERRAMLLFFRLFGR is encoded by the exons ATGGAGGAAGATGTAGATCTAGAAGATGAATGTATAGAAGAAACAATGAATAAAGATGAAAAATTCTGGGAAGAGGGTACCAAGCCAGAATTCAAAGATGGAAGAGAACTTGTCCAGTGGCTTGGAAGAAAACTGCGGTATCTGGAG CCATTTGCCCCAGACGATGCAGTGCATTACTACTTCAGTAGAGAATGGAGTAGGGTTCAATTTCAACCCCAATTAGATCTGGTT GAGGAATGCATGGAAGAGACCATTGTGGAAAAGAGCATTAACGAGGAAGAAATGGAAGAGATCGTTAAAGACAAAGAAGAGACCAGTAAAAAGGAGGGCAAGGAAGGGACCAGTAAAGAGGATTGCATGGAAGGGACATTTAATGTAGAAGGCATAGAAGAGACGGAAAGGGTGATCATTAAGAAGGAAGACATAAAGGAGACTATTCAAGAGACTCAGGGAATAACACAGTATGACCACGTGGATGGAGAAAATGAAGAGGAG GAAAATGAAAACCCTTACATTAGACTGATGACAAGTCCTTTAATTCTGGAAGGACTTTTATTAAAG AATCAAGAAGACAACACCAAAAAAAGCAGAAAAGAaagtaaaatgcaaataaaCGAGGTCGGAACATTGAGCAAATTTCTGTCAGCCGATAAGAAG CAGAACAGTTCCAATCTTTTAAAACGGTGGTCTTGGCTTAACCCATTTACTCCTAAGAAT AAGAAAGGAAAGGAACAGAAGAACCAGGAGAAAAAGACAAAGAAAGAGAGACGAGCCATGTTGTTATTTTTCCGATTGTTTGGGAGATAA
- the LOC125646435 gene encoding uncharacterized protein LOC125646435 isoform X2: MEEDVDLEDECIEETMNKDEKFWEEGTKPEFKDGRELVQWLGRKLRYLEPFAPDDAVHYYFSREWSRVQFQPQLDLVEECMEETIVEKSINEEEMEEIVKDKEETSKKEGKEGTSKEDCMEGTFNVEGIEETERVIIKKEDIKETIQETQGITQYDHVDGENEEEENENPYIRLMTSPLILEGLLLKNQEDNTKKSRKESKMQINEVGTLSKFLSADKKNSSNLLKRWSWLNPFTPKNKKGKEQKNQEKKTKKERRAMLLFFRLFGR; encoded by the exons ATGGAGGAAGATGTAGATCTAGAAGATGAATGTATAGAAGAAACAATGAATAAAGATGAAAAATTCTGGGAAGAGGGTACCAAGCCAGAATTCAAAGATGGAAGAGAACTTGTCCAGTGGCTTGGAAGAAAACTGCGGTATCTGGAG CCATTTGCCCCAGACGATGCAGTGCATTACTACTTCAGTAGAGAATGGAGTAGGGTTCAATTTCAACCCCAATTAGATCTGGTT GAGGAATGCATGGAAGAGACCATTGTGGAAAAGAGCATTAACGAGGAAGAAATGGAAGAGATCGTTAAAGACAAAGAAGAGACCAGTAAAAAGGAGGGCAAGGAAGGGACCAGTAAAGAGGATTGCATGGAAGGGACATTTAATGTAGAAGGCATAGAAGAGACGGAAAGGGTGATCATTAAGAAGGAAGACATAAAGGAGACTATTCAAGAGACTCAGGGAATAACACAGTATGACCACGTGGATGGAGAAAATGAAGAGGAG GAAAATGAAAACCCTTACATTAGACTGATGACAAGTCCTTTAATTCTGGAAGGACTTTTATTAAAG AATCAAGAAGACAACACCAAAAAAAGCAGAAAAGAaagtaaaatgcaaataaaCGAGGTCGGAACATTGAGCAAATTTCTGTCAGCCGATAAGAAG AACAGTTCCAATCTTTTAAAACGGTGGTCTTGGCTTAACCCATTTACTCCTAAGAAT AAGAAAGGAAAGGAACAGAAGAACCAGGAGAAAAAGACAAAGAAAGAGAGACGAGCCATGTTGTTATTTTTCCGATTGTTTGGGAGATAA
- the LOC125646349 gene encoding uncharacterized protein LOC125646349 isoform X1 has product MNLRKEVNIAENVELHEENMKIGDREQAVLYGDQEHEASVPEFKDGREYIEWLDRQLPYLETFEPDDRVHYYFFRSWSKEIYHPGLESLNEKVEEDVDLEDECIEETMKKDEKFWEEGTKPEFKDGREFVQWLGRKLRYLEPFAPDDAVHYYFSREWSKVQFQPKLDLLVEECMEETMVEESINEEEMEEIVKDKEETSKKEGKEGTSKEDCMEGTFNVEGIEETEGVVETQRITQYDHVDGENDEEENENPYIRLMTSPLILEGLLLKNQEDNTKKSSKESKIPREEVGTLSNFLSADNKQNSSNLLRRWSWLNPFTPKNKKGKEQKNQEKKTKKERRAMLLFFRLFGR; this is encoded by the exons atgaatctccggaaagaagtgaacatcgcagagaatgtggaactgcacgaag AGAACATGAAAATAGGCGACAGGGAACAAGCAGTATTGTATGGTGACCAGGAGCACGAGGCTTCAGTGCCGGAGTTCAAAGATGGAAGAGAATACATTGAGTGGCTGGATCGACAGCTTCCTTACCTAGAG ACATTTGAACCCGATGATAGAGTCCACTACTATTTCTTTCGAAGTTGGAGCAAAGAGATATATCACCCTGGATTGGAATCTTTAAAt GAAAAAGTGGAGGAAGATGTAGATCTAGAAGATGAATGTATAGAAGAAACAAtgaaaaaagatgaaaaattcTGGGAAGAAGGTACCAAGCCAGAATTTAAAGATGGAAGAGAATTTGTCCAGTGGCTTGGAAGAAAACTGCGGTATCTGGAG cCATTTGCCCCAGACGATGCAGTGCATTACTACTTCAGTAGAGAGTGGAGTAAGGTTCAATTTCAACCCAAATTAGATCTCCTGGTT GAGGAATGCATGGAAGAGACCATGGTGGAAGAGAGTATTAACGAGGAAGAAATGGAAGAGATCGTTAAAGACAAAGAAGAGACCAGTAAAAAGGAGGGCAAGGAAGGGACCAGTAAAGAGGATTGCATGGAAGGGACATTTAATGTAGAAGGCATAGAAGAGACGGAAGGCGTGGTAGAGACTCAGAGAATAACACAGTATGACCACGTGGATGGAGAAAATGACGAGGAG GAAAATGAAAACCCTTACATTAGACTGATGACAAGTCCTTTAATTCTGGAAGGACTTTTATTAAAG AATCAAGAAGACAACACCAAAAAAAGCAGCAAAGAAAGTAAAATCCCGAGAGAAGAGGTTGGAACATTGAGCAATTTTCTGTCAGCCGATAACAAG CAGAACAGTTCCAATCTTTTAAGACGGTGGTCTTGGCTTAACCCATTTACTCCTAAGAAT AAGAAAGGAAAGGAACAGAAGAACCAGGAGAAAAAGACAAAGAAAGAGAGACGAGCCATGTTGTTATTTTTCCGATTGTTTGGGAGATAA
- the LOC130046340 gene encoding uncharacterized protein LOC130046340 isoform X1: protein MEENLSSGLEENCGIWRYTEMTSHMFCKFHKYIVHVYQLRVHLIPTLHLLNINYDLILKLKFQPFAPDDAVHYYFSREWSRVQFQPQLDLVEECMEETIVKKSINEEEMEEIVKDKENISKKEGKEGTSKEDCMEGTFNVEGIKETEGVVIKKEDIKETIEESQRITQYDHVDGENDEEENENPYIRLMTSPLILEGLLLKNQEDNTKKSSKESKIPRDEVGTLSNFLSTDKKQNSSNLLKRWSWLNPFTPKNKKRKEQKNQEKKTKKERRAMLLFFRLFGR from the exons ATGGAAGAGAACTTGTCCAGTGGCTTGGAAGAAAACTGCGGTATCTGGAGGTACACAGAAATGACATCTCATATGTTTTGCAAGTTTCACAAATATATAGTTCATGTATATCAGTTGAGAGTACACCTTATTCCAACATTGCATTTACTTAATATTAACTATgacttgattttaaaattgaaatttcagcCATTTGCCCCAGATGATGCAGTGCATTACTACTTCAGTAGAGAATGGAGTAGGGTTCAATTTCAACCCCAATTAGATCTGGTT GAGGAATGCATGGAAGAGACCATTGTGAAAAAGAGCATTAACGAGGAAGAAATGGAAGAGATCGTTAAAGACAAAGAAAATATCAGTAAAAAGGAGGGCAAGGAAGGGACCAGTAAAGAGGATTGCATGGAAGGGACATTTAATGTAGAAGGCATAAAAGAGACGGAAGGCGTGGTCATTAAGAAGGAAGACATAAAGGAGACTATTGAAGAGAGTCAGAGAATAACACAGTATGACCACGTGGATGGAGAAAATGACGAGGAG GAAAATGAAAACCCTTACATTAGACTGATGACAAGTCCTTTAATTCTGGAAGGACTTTTATTAAAG AATCAAGAAGACAACACCAAAAAAAGCAGCAAAGAAAGTAAAATCCCGAGAGACGAGGTTGGAACATTGAGTAATTTTCTGTCAACCGATAAGAAG CAGAACAGTTCCAATCTTTTAAAACGGTGGTCTTGGCTTAACCCATTTACTCCTAAGAAT AAGAAAAGAAAGGAACAGAAGAACCAGGAGAAAAAGACAAAGAAAGAGAGACGAGCCATGTTGTTATTTTTCCGATTGTTTGGGAGATAA
- the LOC125646349 gene encoding uncharacterized protein LOC125646349 isoform X2 — protein sequence MNLRKEVNIAENVELHEENMKIGDREQAVLYGDQEHEASVPEFKDGREYIEWLDRQLPYLETFEPDDRVHYYFFRSWSKEIYHPGLESLNEKVEEDVDLEDECIEETMKKDEKFWEEGTKPEFKDGREFVQWLGRKLRYLEPFAPDDAVHYYFSREWSKVQFQPKLDLLVEECMEETMVEESINEEEMEEIVKDKEETSKKEGKEGTSKEDCMEGTFNVEGIEETEGVVETQRITQYDHVDGENDEEENENPYIRLMTSPLILEGLLLKNQEDNTKKSSKESKIPREEVGTLSNFLSADNKNSSNLLRRWSWLNPFTPKNKKGKEQKNQEKKTKKERRAMLLFFRLFGR from the exons atgaatctccggaaagaagtgaacatcgcagagaatgtggaactgcacgaag AGAACATGAAAATAGGCGACAGGGAACAAGCAGTATTGTATGGTGACCAGGAGCACGAGGCTTCAGTGCCGGAGTTCAAAGATGGAAGAGAATACATTGAGTGGCTGGATCGACAGCTTCCTTACCTAGAG ACATTTGAACCCGATGATAGAGTCCACTACTATTTCTTTCGAAGTTGGAGCAAAGAGATATATCACCCTGGATTGGAATCTTTAAAt GAAAAAGTGGAGGAAGATGTAGATCTAGAAGATGAATGTATAGAAGAAACAAtgaaaaaagatgaaaaattcTGGGAAGAAGGTACCAAGCCAGAATTTAAAGATGGAAGAGAATTTGTCCAGTGGCTTGGAAGAAAACTGCGGTATCTGGAG cCATTTGCCCCAGACGATGCAGTGCATTACTACTTCAGTAGAGAGTGGAGTAAGGTTCAATTTCAACCCAAATTAGATCTCCTGGTT GAGGAATGCATGGAAGAGACCATGGTGGAAGAGAGTATTAACGAGGAAGAAATGGAAGAGATCGTTAAAGACAAAGAAGAGACCAGTAAAAAGGAGGGCAAGGAAGGGACCAGTAAAGAGGATTGCATGGAAGGGACATTTAATGTAGAAGGCATAGAAGAGACGGAAGGCGTGGTAGAGACTCAGAGAATAACACAGTATGACCACGTGGATGGAGAAAATGACGAGGAG GAAAATGAAAACCCTTACATTAGACTGATGACAAGTCCTTTAATTCTGGAAGGACTTTTATTAAAG AATCAAGAAGACAACACCAAAAAAAGCAGCAAAGAAAGTAAAATCCCGAGAGAAGAGGTTGGAACATTGAGCAATTTTCTGTCAGCCGATAACAAG AACAGTTCCAATCTTTTAAGACGGTGGTCTTGGCTTAACCCATTTACTCCTAAGAAT AAGAAAGGAAAGGAACAGAAGAACCAGGAGAAAAAGACAAAGAAAGAGAGACGAGCCATGTTGTTATTTTTCCGATTGTTTGGGAGATAA